Within the Flavobacterium sp. N502536 genome, the region GACTACAAATCGTTTCGTACTATCGTATTCATCAGTAATCGTTCTCGCTGCCGGTGGAGACGGGGCTCCCGGAGCACTTACTGTTTTTGTCAATAAATTCCCTATTGCATCATAACTCATATCCTCTATAATTGGATAGGTATTATGTCCTTTCTTTTCAGATCTTGTTAAATTTGATCCGGTGTAAGTATACTTTTCCTCAGAAGTGCGATTATCACCTGTATAAACCGTCTTCGAAGAATTGATCTTTTTAGGACGTCCTACATAATAAGCGTTACCAACTCCAGTAGGATTATTATCGTATTCGGTATCCACCGTAGTAGTTCCCTGCAAAGTGGCAGCGCTATACTGCTTTGAAACTTTTCTAACTTCTAAACCAAAGTAATTAGTACTTTGAACGGTTCCGTCATAAGTAAAAGAAGTTTCATTCTTCACTCCTGTCAAATGATCAACAGTAGTTTGTTTGGTAAGCAAAACATTATAAACACTCCCGTTTGAATTTGGAGCACTTCCACCTTGAGAAGCTGTTGTGGGAGAAGCTGTAAACTTGCTATTATTATTGGCACTGGCAATAAATCCAGGCTTTAGGATTATTTCTGGTGCCTGATAAACGACTGCTACATCATCATTTACTTTTGACAAGGCAATTATAGAACCGCTGGCTTTATAAGTCTGCCCGACGGTAACGGGGTCCTGTATCGTAATTGTATTTGGAATGGTACGCGACGAGACAGCATCACCACCCCCTTCTGTGTAAACGGCGAATTCATTTGTTTTTGTACTCAGTAAATTACTTGGCGTACTATTAAACACAGTGCTTCCATCAGTACTAGTCCAGGTAATGGTATTAGCCCCCTTTAGAGTAACATCATTAAACTGTGTGGTCCATATTTTAGCATCGCCGCTATTTAAATACCAACTGCTTCTGGTGGTTTTAACAAACCCAACTGTTCCCAAATTGAAATTAGACACATAACCTCTGTACCTAAAATCCTGGTATTTAGACACCCCATTGATTGTTGCCGTAAGTTTAGCAACCAAATAAGCTCCAGAATTCCTTATAATCTCAATGTTAGGATAATTTACTCCATTCTCTGAAGAATAAAAATCAGTTGAAGAATTTCCAAAACTGCTGTTTGCAGCTTCCATTGGTTTATACTCGATGCTTTGTTTTATGTTTCCTCTTGATTCTGTTACGCTTATCAATCTGTTTTCGGTATCAACATTTTTATTGAACTGGTAATATTCCACAATATTACTTTTTGCCCTTACAAATACTAAATCGGTATTAGCACCATCATATCTGTAATTTGAAGCCAAAGGGATTCCCAAAACCGGGGAAGCATTTCTATAAATACCAGAATCATACGTTTGTGTAAACCCCGAAACGCTTCTTTTTCCGATATTATTTGTAAATGCTGATATTGCCCACTCAGAATCGTGATTATTAATTTTTCCCTTAACTTTAAAATATTTCCTCCATACCCGTACTAAATCAGATTTCCCATCACCATTAATATCCATCGCATAATAACTGCTATAATGAACCTGTTCATCATAGGGATACCTTTCGCTATTCGTATCTGGACGATACTCCACTATATCATGAGATTCTTTTATAAAAAAATCCCCTTTTGCTGGATTTGGATTACTGTAGTAAATATGCCACTTTACGTCACCCTTACCTCCTTCAGAATCAGGAATCATAATATCTGTTTTTCCATCCCCATTGTAATCACCAAAGAGAATTTGCTTACTGGCCGAATATTTATCAAGTATACCTGAACCTAGAACCTCAAGCTCTATCCAGGGAGCAGTAGTTAACTGCTTAAAACTAATAATTTTATAAGTTTTATCCGTATTAACTAAAAGTATATCTGATTTTCCGTCACCGTTGAAGTCAGCTATATGTTTTTTATCTCCGTTTAAAATTGCACTATTTTGAAGACTTACAAATCCTCTTGAACCTAAAACGGAAGAAGCATTTGGGTCTAAGTCTAGAAGAAAGAATTTTCTTGGCACATCAGTTTTATAATATGTAAAACAAGAATAATCGGAATATCCTTCTCCGACATAAAAATGTTCCGTTTTAACAAAATAATACTTCTCATTAATTGTGCTAGAAATTAAAACTTCACTGATCCCATTACCATCAAAATCCCCTTCAAAATATTCATTTGAACTTTTTAACTTTGCATCCTCTTGCTCGCAGTCATAAAAGATTGCAACACCTGCACTACTATTTTCATTAAAAATCTGGTCAATATTTAAGCTTTGATCGTAAGTTGCTCTGTTATCAAATTCTACTATTTTATTTTGATCCAAAGTAACTGTCCCAGAATTCATATTGTAAACTCTAAAAAATAAAGAATTGATAGTCGCTCCAATTGAAACTACGGATTGAAATTGATTTATCTTATTATTTTTAATTGTTGTTGCTCCAAAAGTTGTTTTTGATGAGGCATCAAAAGGCAATGCAACAGGAACATTACCTGTACTTCCATTAAATAAATTAGTATAGATCTTATTTTTTGCTACAAAATCCAACCTACCATCTCCATCAAAATCACCTGCTAATTGTGCTTCATCAAAATCAAGGTTGTTAATGTATGGTTTTTCTATTTTTGTAGTAGAGGCAGTTGTTTTATCATATTCAAAAACGACAGGATTTGAGGGTTCTCCCTGCGCATTAATTTCCTGAATTTCTTTTACTCTTTGATAGCCAAAAGAATCTTCTGTATGCATTAGTGCATATGTTCTAAATGTCGCATTATTTGCATAGACTGTAATATTTTTTAATATCTGAGTAGCATATAACGAATTACCTTTCAAAAAATCACGTTCAACGCGAGCGGCTTCTTCATAATTAAAACTGATTTTATTCTGAGTAGCAATTCCTGCAATTGTATTTCCACTAAAAGCAATATTGTCTATATACAACTGATTTGTACCAGCGTAGGCAATCGTCTTATAATTATAATCTATAAAATTACCATTCACATCTTCATAGTGAACAATGTACCAAGCATTTAACGAAACTGAATTTTGTAAACTTCCAGAGCCTTTAGAACCGTACCAGCTTCGTGATCCATCGGGAGCTGTGACAATAAAATAAACAGTCGCACCTTCTATTTTTAGTTCGATTTTGGTATTGCTTTTATATTCTGTTTCATAAGTAGAACCACTTGCCCAGTATGTTCCCGTTTTTATCAAAAGTCTCTGACCATCTAACGCTAACTTATCATTATCATCAAAATCAACTCCGTCAACAAAACCATCAATATCGCGACGAGTAGAGATTCGGCTTACAGCCGAGATACTATTAATACTCCAGCCTTGTCCGGCAATACCGCCTCTAACACCGCTGCTATAGGTAAGATTAATTATAGGTGCAACACTTTTTATACTTGGAGGAGTAGCAATAGGCAAACTGTATGTTGCTGTACCTGCTGTCGAAATTTGTAATTCTCCTTTGGTATCTGTGAAATTTTGAGAAAAAGTTAAATTTGTAATTATAATTAAAATGAAAAGGTAAAATTGCTTCATATGATTTTTATTGCTTGATGATTTTGATCGATTTCTCTCCTCCGTCTTTATAGGAAAGTAAAACAAGATAAACACCTCCAGGGTAATTCTGAAAAGGAATATTTAAACTATTCATTCTTTCGTTTCCTTGGTAAGTCTGCAGTATCTGTCCCACCATATTATACACCTGAACAGAAGTCACATAATTCTCTTCGCCTAATTGCCATTGCAGAAAAAGTTCTTCTTTAACGGGATTTGGATAATAGGATATCACATCTTCCGGCGAAAACTTTAACAAATCATCCTCAGTTAACGCCTCAATTTCTTTAACGTCTTCTACCTTCTTAGCAGATTGTGAGCAGCCCGACAAACAAAGTTCTCTTATAATTTGATTCCCTGCTGCATCATAATTAAAAGTAATTTTTTGCTGTGCAGTGGCCAATAAACAAAATTGAAGACCAATAAAAAGTAATAGTTTTTTCATAGAATCGCTTTTAACGAATTTTTTGCAAATATAGAACCGCAATCCCCTTCCTACAAAAAATAACCAAAAAAAAATGCAAGACCTAAGTCTCGCATTTCTAAACACTTATATATTTTAAATAAAAATCTATTCTACTGTAACCGATTTTGCCAGATTTCGAGGCTGATCTACGTTACATCCTCTCATTACTGCGATGTAGTATGAAAGCAATTGTAAAGGTATTGTTGTGATCAGTGGAGACAACGCATCTGAAGTTTCAGGGATCTCAATTACATAATCAGCTAACTCACGAACCTGTGTATCTCCTTTGGTAACCACCGCAATGATTTTACCACTTCTGGACTTGATTTCCTGAATGTTACTTACAATTTTATCGTAATGACCTTGTTTAGGTGCAATAACGATAACCGGCATGTGCTCATCAATCAAAGCGATTGGCCCGTGCTTCATTTCGGCAGCAGGATAACCTTCAGCATGGATATAAGAGATCTCTTTTAGTTTCAATGCTCCTTCCAATGCTACCGGGAAATTATAACCACGTCCTAAGTACAAACAATTTGGCGCATCTTTAAAAGCTGCCGCAATTTCTTTTGCTCTGTCGTTAGTCTCTAATGCTTCCGCTACTTTTTCCGGAATAATCTCTAATTCCTGCAAATAGGTATGAAAATCAGTGTTTGATAACGTTCCCTTTGCTTTACCCAATCGCAATGCGATCATGGTTAAAACTGTAATTTGAGTTGTAAATGCTTTTGTTGAAGCCACTCCAATTTCCGGCCCTGCGTGTGTGTAAGCACCTGCATGACTTTCTCTTGAAATAGACGAACCTACAACATTACAAACTCCAAAAACAAAGGCACCGTTTTCTTTTGCCAATTTAATCGCCGCCATAGTATCAGCTGTTTCTCCCGATTGAGAGATCGCGATTACTACGTCATCTTTGTTGATAATTGGATTACGATATCTAAACTCTGAAGCATATTCTACTTCAACAGGAATTCTCGTAAACTCCTCAAAAATGTACTCTGCTACTAAACCTGCATGCCAAGAAGTACCACAAGCAACGATCAAAATTCGTTTTGCATTAAGGAATTTCTCTAAGTTATCCTCAACACCAGCCATCTGAACGATTCCTTCATTTGCATGAAGTCTTCCTCTGTACGTGTCTTTTATAACACTTGGCTGCTCGTAAATTTCTTTTAGCATGAAGTGATCATACCCTCCTTTTTCAATTTGCTCCAGATTCATCTGAAGCTGCTGAATATAAGGATCTACTAAAGAGTCGTCTTTAATTTTTCTAACTTTAAGCGGCTTGTGCAATCTGATGTTTGCCATTTCACCATCTTCAAGATAGATCGCATTTGAAGTGTACTCAATAAAAGGCGAAGCATCAGAAGCAATAAAATATTCTCCTTCTCCAACACCAATTGCCAATGGACTACCCAATCTGGCTGCTACAATTTCATTTGGGTTCTTTTTATCAAAAACAGCAATTGCATAAGCTCCTACTACCTGATTTAAGGCAATCTGAACTGCTTTACCCAACTTCAAACCTTCATTTTTCTGAACTTCTTCAATTAAGTTCACTAAAACTTCAGTATCTGTATCTGATTTAAAAGTATAACCTCTCTTTTTTAATTCTTCTTTAAGCGGTGCATAATTCTCAATAATTCCATTGTGAATGATAACCAATTCTCCTGAATTAGAAAGATGCGGGTGCGAATTTACATCATTTGGAACTCCGTGGGTTGCCCAACGCGTATGTCCAATTCCTATGCTTCCGGTTGCATTTAAGTTCTCTTTGGCTTTAACCTCAAGATCCGAAACTTTACCTTTTGTTTTACAAAGTTTTACACCAGATTCGGCGTCATACAACATAACACCGGCACTATCATATCCTCTGTATTCAAGTCGCTTTAATCCTTTGATTACAATAGGATAAGCCTCTCGATGACCGATATATCCAACAATTCCACACATATATTAATTATTAATTTGGTTTCGTGTAGTAAATTTCAAGCTGTAATTTTTTCCCTGTCGGAATAGTTGCACTTGAAGTACCTCCAAATAATACCGTCCCTAGCGGGCTGATTACTGAAGCTCTTGGTGCTTCTGAGATAACGCTGTTTTTTAGTTTTAATTTGTTAGAAGCTATGATACTCGCATCACCTGTCACCACCAAACCTAATCTTACGTTTTTCACAGTTGCATTCTTAATGATATTACGAATGTGATTCGTTAATCTAATTTTATAAGTTGTTCCTCTTTTCGTAGTAGGATCTAAACTTAAAATACCGCTATATACTGCTTTAGTTAATAGTGGGTTAGATGATGCAGCATCAGCCAGATAATCGGCGATAGGCACATTGTCATCCAAATTATACAAATAAATTCGTTTAGGCTCGTAAGTTCCTGCCATTTTATCTGTATCTATAGAAAAAACCAAATTAGCCTCATTGACCAACCAGTTCTTCGATCTGATTTCACTCAGTTTAGCACCAAAACCACTAAGTTCCAGTACTGCCAGTGATCCTTGTCCTCCTTTTAAATAAAGTCTGTCGTCTCCTGTTTTATTATTTGGATTGGCTATTGCATTAGCATAAGCAGGATCTTTAGCCTCCTTAAGCAAAGCTGCCGACGCACCTGTTAACTTAATGATTAAGGTTTTATCCTCCATTGTAGTTTCAGGATCTGTCGTTATAGCTGTTTTAGCTTTATATTTAATTGTAATTTTTCCGTTTGTTGCAAAATTCAGCAAAGCCATATTAGCCGGACTGCTGCCAGAACGTTCTACTTTGAAATACAATCCTCTGAAATACTCCTGAAAAACATCAGCAGAAGCAAGTTTCGCCGCTGGAGCTTTTAAAATTTTATCTGCAAAAAAGGCTTTATTCAGGTTCAAACGCATTTCGGGAGCCACTTTGGTACTTGTTACTTTTCCAGTTGTAGGATCTGTAGTGTCGTCCGTAATTTCGCTTGCATCAAAGAAAAACTCTTCATTCTGTGCTACTTTAGGGTCATCGTTTAACGGTTTACCTGTAGCAACATACGGTTTTTTAGATTTATCAAAATTGATATAACTGTCTACACCGGTATCCGTATCCATGTCCGTATTGTACAATTGTAAAAACTGTGCTCCTCCGTCAAAGTAAGAGCTGCGCATTTGAACACCAGACTCGTAAACACCTAATTTAATTTTTCCATTAGAAGCTCCGTAAATAGAATCTAACACAAAAGTTCGGCTTCCATCAGTATTCGTAGTCTTCACATGGTTATAATAAGGTACACTTAGTACTACACTTACTATTTCAGGTGCATCACCAATAGTTGGCGCATAGGTTTCTAAATTAACCTGAGTAGCAAAACTGGCAGTTGTACTACCAAAAACTGTATTATCGTAAACACCTAAACCATAATTTGCCGCTCCATTTGACTGAATTGGCGTTACTTCCTGATTATAAGCTAAAACTTCATATTTTTCAGATTCTAGTCCAAAATGATCATCACCGATCAAACCATCACCAATCGCATTAAAATCTTTATCGCAAGAATATAAAAGGACAACTGTTGCAACTAATAGTATTTTCTTAATAAAAGAAGTATTGTACATGTTTAATAATAAAGTTAAAATTTAAAGACCCATTGTTTTGTAGAAATTTGTATACGCTTCAGCGAATGCATCTTTCGTGGCGAAAGGTAAAAAAGGTTTTCCTGAAGATTCTATAAATTTTGTTAAACTTGGAGATACATTCTCAGAAGCTATAATTACAGCATCTGAATGCAATATACTGGCTTTTAGGATATTTTCGTAATTTGGTATTTCCAAATCAGCAACTGATTCATGCGGAACTCCGTCAAATTTCACTTTATTAATCATCTCCAGATCCAGATTCTCGTCAAAAGATTGTCCGTAAACAGAGGTTACAATTTTAGTTTCAGAAAATAAAGCCTCATTTTTATAATAGTGCTTCATGTAAATAGGTAACATCGAAGCCAGCCAACCGTGAACGTGGATAATATCCGGAACCCAGTTTAGTTTTTTTACTGTTTCAACAACTCCTTTTGCAAAAAAGATGGCTCTTTCATCATTATCAGGATACAAAACCCCTTCTTCATCGGCAAAAGTTGCTTTTCGCTTAAAATATTCATCATTATCAATAAAGTAAACCTGAATTCTTTCTTTCGGGATTGAAGCAACTTTAATAATCAATGGCATATCTAAGTCATTCACTACCAAGTTCATTCCTGAAAGTCTAATTACTTCGTGTAACTGGTGTCTTCTCTCGTTAATATTTCCATATCTTGGCATGAAAATTCTTATCTGACCTCCTTGATCGTTAATCATTTTTGGAACGTCATAAGACATTAAAGAAACCTCATTTTCAGCCAAATAAGGCACGACTTCAGATGATACATATAATATCCTCTTATCTTTCATAATAGTATTTTACTTAATTTTTGGTAATAAAAACGTTGCAAAATTACAAAATTTTATGCAGTTATTAACTAATATATTATGTTTGCACTAAATTTTAATAATACTGCCATGCATATTTTCTACGGTAAAGTAGCTTTGATAGCCTATTTAAAAACTATCAAAACCGCAAATTCTACTATCGGATTTGTACCTACTATGGGCGCTTTACACCAAGGGCATCTGGCTTTAATGCAAAGATCGCTTAAAGAAAATGACGATACCGTTGTGAGTATTTTTGTGAACCCAACCCAGTTCAACAACCCTGAAGATCTTGAAAAATATCCGCGTACTCTAGAAGAGGACGTGAAGAAAATGAGAGGTTTAAGCGACAAAATGATCCTTTACGCCCCTACTGTTGATGATATTTACGAAGGTCATACGATCTCTGAGGATTTTGATTTCGATGGTTTGGAAAACCAGATGGAAGGAAAATTCAGACCAGGTCATTTTAACGGAGTCGGAACTATCGTAAAACGTTTGTTTGAAATCGTTACTCCAACTAATGCGTACTTTGGTGAAAAAGATTTTCAGCAATTGCAGATCGTTAAAAAAATGGTCGAAAAAAATCATTTACCGGTAAATGTGGTCGGTTGTCCTATTTTCAGAGAAGACAATCAACTCGCAATGAGCTCCAGAAATGAGCGCCTCAGTCCCGAAGAGCGAAAAGAGGCTTCTATCATTTACAAGGTACTGACCGAAGCAAAAGAAATATTTGAGAAGGGCACTCCGGAAGAAACCATCCAATTTGTAGAAAATTCTTTCAAAGACAACGAAAGATTTG harbors:
- the panC gene encoding pantoate--beta-alanine ligase, whose product is MFALNFNNTAMHIFYGKVALIAYLKTIKTANSTIGFVPTMGALHQGHLALMQRSLKENDDTVVSIFVNPTQFNNPEDLEKYPRTLEEDVKKMRGLSDKMILYAPTVDDIYEGHTISEDFDFDGLENQMEGKFRPGHFNGVGTIVKRLFEIVTPTNAYFGEKDFQQLQIVKKMVEKNHLPVNVVGCPIFREDNQLAMSSRNERLSPEERKEASIIYKVLTEAKEIFEKGTPEETIQFVENSFKDNERFELEYFVIADESTLLPIEHKSNDKNYRAFIAVFVNSIRLIDTISLN
- the glmS gene encoding glutamine--fructose-6-phosphate transaminase (isomerizing) translates to MCGIVGYIGHREAYPIVIKGLKRLEYRGYDSAGVMLYDAESGVKLCKTKGKVSDLEVKAKENLNATGSIGIGHTRWATHGVPNDVNSHPHLSNSGELVIIHNGIIENYAPLKEELKKRGYTFKSDTDTEVLVNLIEEVQKNEGLKLGKAVQIALNQVVGAYAIAVFDKKNPNEIVAARLGSPLAIGVGEGEYFIASDASPFIEYTSNAIYLEDGEMANIRLHKPLKVRKIKDDSLVDPYIQQLQMNLEQIEKGGYDHFMLKEIYEQPSVIKDTYRGRLHANEGIVQMAGVEDNLEKFLNAKRILIVACGTSWHAGLVAEYIFEEFTRIPVEVEYASEFRYRNPIINKDDVVIAISQSGETADTMAAIKLAKENGAFVFGVCNVVGSSISRESHAGAYTHAGPEIGVASTKAFTTQITVLTMIALRLGKAKGTLSNTDFHTYLQELEIIPEKVAEALETNDRAKEIAAAFKDAPNCLYLGRGYNFPVALEGALKLKEISYIHAEGYPAAEMKHGPIALIDEHMPVIVIAPKQGHYDKIVSNIQEIKSRSGKIIAVVTKGDTQVRELADYVIEIPETSDALSPLITTIPLQLLSYYIAVMRGCNVDQPRNLAKSVTVE
- a CDS encoding T9SS type A sorting domain-containing protein, with protein sequence MKKLLLFIGLQFCLLATAQQKITFNYDAAGNQIIRELCLSGCSQSAKKVEDVKEIEALTEDDLLKFSPEDVISYYPNPVKEELFLQWQLGEENYVTSVQVYNMVGQILQTYQGNERMNSLNIPFQNYPGGVYLVLLSYKDGGEKSIKIIKQ
- a CDS encoding glycogen/starch synthase, producing MKDKRILYVSSEVVPYLAENEVSLMSYDVPKMINDQGGQIRIFMPRYGNINERRHQLHEVIRLSGMNLVVNDLDMPLIIKVASIPKERIQVYFIDNDEYFKRKATFADEEGVLYPDNDERAIFFAKGVVETVKKLNWVPDIIHVHGWLASMLPIYMKHYYKNEALFSETKIVTSVYGQSFDENLDLEMINKVKFDGVPHESVADLEIPNYENILKASILHSDAVIIASENVSPSLTKFIESSGKPFLPFATKDAFAEAYTNFYKTMGL
- a CDS encoding DUF4270 domain-containing protein yields the protein MYNTSFIKKILLVATVVLLYSCDKDFNAIGDGLIGDDHFGLESEKYEVLAYNQEVTPIQSNGAANYGLGVYDNTVFGSTTASFATQVNLETYAPTIGDAPEIVSVVLSVPYYNHVKTTNTDGSRTFVLDSIYGASNGKIKLGVYESGVQMRSSYFDGGAQFLQLYNTDMDTDTGVDSYINFDKSKKPYVATGKPLNDDPKVAQNEEFFFDASEITDDTTDPTTGKVTSTKVAPEMRLNLNKAFFADKILKAPAAKLASADVFQEYFRGLYFKVERSGSSPANMALLNFATNGKITIKYKAKTAITTDPETTMEDKTLIIKLTGASAALLKEAKDPAYANAIANPNNKTGDDRLYLKGGQGSLAVLELSGFGAKLSEIRSKNWLVNEANLVFSIDTDKMAGTYEPKRIYLYNLDDNVPIADYLADAASSNPLLTKAVYSGILSLDPTTKRGTTYKIRLTNHIRNIIKNATVKNVRLGLVVTGDASIIASNKLKLKNSVISEAPRASVISPLGTVLFGGTSSATIPTGKKLQLEIYYTKPN
- a CDS encoding RHS repeat-associated core domain-containing protein, whose protein sequence is MKQFYLFILIIITNLTFSQNFTDTKGELQISTAGTATYSLPIATPPSIKSVAPIINLTYSSGVRGGIAGQGWSINSISAVSRISTRRDIDGFVDGVDFDDNDKLALDGQRLLIKTGTYWASGSTYETEYKSNTKIELKIEGATVYFIVTAPDGSRSWYGSKGSGSLQNSVSLNAWYIVHYEDVNGNFIDYNYKTIAYAGTNQLYIDNIAFSGNTIAGIATQNKISFNYEEAARVERDFLKGNSLYATQILKNITVYANNATFRTYALMHTEDSFGYQRVKEIQEINAQGEPSNPVVFEYDKTTASTTKIEKPYINNLDFDEAQLAGDFDGDGRLDFVAKNKIYTNLFNGSTGNVPVALPFDASSKTTFGATTIKNNKINQFQSVVSIGATINSLFFRVYNMNSGTVTLDQNKIVEFDNRATYDQSLNIDQIFNENSSAGVAIFYDCEQEDAKLKSSNEYFEGDFDGNGISEVLISSTINEKYYFVKTEHFYVGEGYSDYSCFTYYKTDVPRKFFLLDLDPNASSVLGSRGFVSLQNSAILNGDKKHIADFNGDGKSDILLVNTDKTYKIISFKQLTTAPWIELEVLGSGILDKYSASKQILFGDYNGDGKTDIMIPDSEGGKGDVKWHIYYSNPNPAKGDFFIKESHDIVEYRPDTNSERYPYDEQVHYSSYYAMDINGDGKSDLVRVWRKYFKVKGKINNHDSEWAISAFTNNIGKRSVSGFTQTYDSGIYRNASPVLGIPLASNYRYDGANTDLVFVRAKSNIVEYYQFNKNVDTENRLISVTESRGNIKQSIEYKPMEAANSSFGNSSTDFYSSENGVNYPNIEIIRNSGAYLVAKLTATINGVSKYQDFRYRGYVSNFNLGTVGFVKTTRSSWYLNSGDAKIWTTQFNDVTLKGANTITWTSTDGSTVFNSTPSNLLSTKTNEFAVYTEGGGDAVSSRTIPNTITIQDPVTVGQTYKASGSIIALSKVNDDVAVVYQAPEIILKPGFIASANNNSKFTASPTTASQGGSAPNSNGSVYNVLLTKQTTVDHLTGVKNETSFTYDGTVQSTNYFGLEVRKVSKQYSAATLQGTTTVDTEYDNNPTGVGNAYYVGRPKKINSSKTVYTGDNRTSEEKYTYTGSNLTRSEKKGHNTYPIIEDMSYDAIGNLLTKTVSAPGAPSPPAARTITDEYDSTKRFVVKKTDHQGFVTNFVYNTLGQLTKSTDYLGVVNDYIYDNWGKLINTTTQNTASTALTTAIVYNKLSDGGYTTTTTTNTDGKTVTQYDVLGRVVVTTTKGFVAGTMVSKQVVYDGLGRKTKESEPYFSSPGQWTLYEYDYLMRPEKITSHTGKVQSLSYSGLTTTSNDDGKVTTITVDALGNKTQTTDPGGAVNFIYYANGQLKESDYQGNKVSISIDGWGNKVAMTDPSAGTYTYSYDAFGQIKTETTPNGTIAYVYDAAGKTIEKTIVGNNTNSKTTYAYNPATNLITTSTFVNNLEGNSITNSFEYDSYKRVSKTIENTPYATFTKEITYDTFGRADKETATAAIGGKSSSKKLKHTYQNGFAWQIVDDATQQVLWQTNSLNERGQLTNASLGNGIAVNNNYDQYGYASQFKWDRTVTNPGNVMTLTTAFEPKRGNLTNRTNNLFNWNENFTYDELDRLLTYNNAQGQQETQTYDAKGKITQNNLGTYNYTVTGKTYQNNSITLSTQALDYYKNRGTGANSAPKLDLDIAYNTFKSPATIKERGRDGNYIEYLSFTYNDGNDRSTMFYGGGQEDKLLRPLRKHYSGDGTMEIKENRTTGVIEFVTYIGGDGYSAPLVVKSDGTAQNYLYLHRDYQGTILAVTDNSGSIVEKRLFDAWGAVLKVQNGAGTDLGLLTVLDRGYTGHEHLQSIGIINMNGRLYDPKLHRFLQPDNFIQDPSNTQNYNRYGYVLNNPLKYTDPSGEEAISLGIAVIIGAVIAATTYTLTALLADVPFSVGGLVKSTFIGAASAAVTFGIGSAAGTIGNFYVKAAVSAVAHGTFQGGMTAISGGKFWSGFAAGALSSIASSLYQGGTNTTTVGGKTVGIAGTGFNSIGDNLGDLGTVAFGTVAGGAGAALTGGNFWQGAVTGLVVSGLNHAMHKMQENKSFKEQLKAKGINPNGKFGFTDQEFIDNINAVDELRSVFKQALSKLGDLEVAESLYNEYGQEASGTTEMNSNGKYTISLSSSRIKTNLDFVYTYGAELSHVVYNCDMNYQTWSSQSRLQRNQEEYSVHYSWNFKYGAPDGVGQVNYWRNQLNK